The DNA segment GCCAAGCAGCTCTTGAGAGACTGACTCTAAAGACCAAGAGCGGAAATGGTATGTGGCCGATTTGAGCATATCGATACCATCAATCACCACTCTTCCCGGAATAGAGATAAATCCTTGTTGATTGCTACCTGACCGGAAGAATGCGTTGCGGCCGCCACGTCCTAACTTCAATGGTAATTTGTGCCATTGCGCTCTTCTATCGAGTAATCGGAAGTCGAAATCAATGACGTTCCAACCAACAATAATGTCTGGGTCAAATTGATCGAACCAGTTGCAAAGGGCGATTAACAGCGCTTTTTCGTCATTGACCCATTCGATGGGAGTGTTTTCACAAGGCTGCGGTTTGCCCACCATGATGACTCGGCTATCTCGCTCGCAGTCTAAGCCGATAGAGTAGAGGATACCTTTTTCGGAACATTCAATATCAAGTGACACAACACAAAGTGAAGGTTTGTAGTCACCAGCTCGACATTGTGCTTGAGTAATCTGTGTATGTTTAGCTCTAGAGCGACGGTTGCCAGTAAATTCGATGCTTCCTTGAATAAACCGTTCCATTAGGAAGCGATCAGCCAAGCGTATATCTGCCTCAAAAGTGACAATGTCACCCTGAGCAAGGAGCTGAGTTGCTGCTTGTGCTTGGTTTATGGTTTGGAAGTAGCAAGCGCACAGAGGCACTTGTGCGAAGTTTTTCAATGCGAGTGGTCGCATCTCAAATGGGATACTGTTGTCATTCAACAGTCTTTCTGCAGCGTGCCTCTCGTGTTGAGAGATAAAAAAGGTTGGGCGCTCGCCCTCCACTTCGATTTGCATCGGGCCATCATCGGTCGTCACCCATAGTTCTATGAGTGTTTTCTGACCTTTATCTCGCGCTTGGCGGGTTAACACGAAGCCATGATGAATGCTCAATGGAAGTCCTGCTATTGTTTTTATTGACGTTTTCGCAAGGAATACTAACAAACTTTTGATCTTAGTTGATACTTTTGATCTTTATGGATACGAACGGCTATAACATCTGGTTAGGAGGAGATAAATGTGCCATAAGACAGAAAACAATAGTATTACTTGCCAAACCTTGCATTTAGGAGCATAGTCGAAGGAAGCAAATTCTTTCCAATTAGGTTAAAATGGCGAACCAAACTGTTATCCACTCCCGAGTGGTTGCAGAGCCAAGCCAAACAATTAGAGTGTGGAGATACAAGAGTGATAAGTGTTTTCCTTGTAGATGATCACGAGCTGGTTCGCACAGGGATACGACGTATTATTGAAGACGTCCGTGGAATGAACGTAGCAGGGGAAGCTGAAAGCGGTGAAGATGCAGTAAAATGGTGTCGTAGCAATCATGCTGACGTCATTCTGATGGATATGAACATGCCAGGTATTGGCGGTTTGGAAGCGACGAAAAAGATTTTACGCTTCAATCCTGACGTAAAAATCATTGTACTCACAGTGCATACAGAAAATCCGTTCCCAACCAAGGTCATGCAGGCAGGAGCCGCTGGTTACCTAACAAAAGGGGCCGGTCCGGATGAGATGGTCAACGCAATTCGTGTGGTAAATAGCGGTCAACGCTATATCTCTCCTGAAATTGCGCAACAGATGGCATTGAGTCAGTTCTCACCTGCGTCAGAAAATCCGTTTGATGATTTGTCTGAGCGTGAGTTACAGATCATGATGATGATCACCAAAGGCCAGAAGGTGACGGACATTTCAGAGCAGTTAAACCTGAGTCCAAAAACCGTCAACAGTTATCGCTATCGCTTGTTTAGCAAGCTAGATATAAGCGGTGATGTTGAGCTGACCCATTTGGCGATTCGTCATGGCATTTTGGATGCCGAAACCTTATAGGATTATATTGACCGCTGAATTTCAGCGGTCTTTTTATTATGTCAGATAGCAACACTCAAACCTCCCTCGACGAAACAGCGCCTTTTGATTCTTCGGCTTTTCTAAAAACGGTCACTAGCCAGCCGGGTGTGTATCGGATGTACAACATCGATTCTGACGTTATCTACGTTGGTAAAGCGAAAGATCTGAAGAAGCGTTTATCGAGTTATTTCCGCAAGAAAATTGACAGCGAAAAGACCAAAGCATTGGTCAGCCATATCGCCAAAATAGACGTAACGATTACACATACTGAAACAGAAGCTCTTATTTTAGAGCACAATTATATTAAGCAATATTTGCCAAAATATAATGTGTTGTTACGAGATGATAAGTCTTATCCATTTATCTTTTTGAGTGGGCATAAACACCCTAGAGTGTCTATTCATCGCGGGGCAAAAAAGAAAAAAGGCGAATACTTTGGCCCCTATCCAGATTCTGGTGCGGTGAGAGAAACTTTGCACCTCGTGCAAAAGATCTTTCCCGTGCGCCAATGTGAAGACACCGTTTATAGCAATCGAACCAGGCCGTGTTTGATGTATCAAATTGGCCGCTGTGCTGGACCGTGTGTTTCAAGTGCGATCTCGACCGAAGACTATGAAGAGCTCGTTGGCGACCTACGCCTGTTCTTACAAGGCAAAGATCAACAGGTGTTGACTTTGCTGGTGGATAAGATGGAAAAGGCCAGTATGTCGCTAAAGTTCGAAGATGCGGCGCGCTATCGAGATCAAATTCAGGCAATTCGTCGTGTCCAAGAGCAGCAGTTTGTTTCTGAGGACAGTATGGATGATATGGATGTTGTTGGATTTGCGATTGAGAGTGGTGTGGCGTGTGTTCATATTTTGATGATCAGACAAGGCAAGATTCTTGGCAGTCGCAGTCACTATCCAAAAATTCCAGCGAATACTGACAAGACTGAAGTGTTTGATAGTTTTCTCACCCAATACTATCTGGCGCACAATGAGGCAAGGACATTGCCAACTCGTGTATTGCTTAACTCCGGATTGAGCGATGAGTTAGACTCCATTCAAGCCGCGGTATCGGACGTGGCTGGCAGAAAAGTTCACTTTCAATCCAACCCGACAGGGACAAGGGGTCGGTATCTTAAACTTGCAAACACCAATGCATTGACGGCGATCACCACCAAGATCAATCATAAGATGACGATCAACCAACGCTTTACAGAGTTGCAAGATGTCTTAGCGACTGAGTCATTAACACGTATGGAATGTTTCGATATCTCCCATACAATGGGTGAAAGCACGATTGCTTCTTGTGTCGTCTTCAATCGTGAAGGACCACTTAAGCAAGAGTATCGCCGCTATAACATCACAGGTATCACTGGCGGAGATGACTATGCCGCGATGGCGCAAGCTCTAGAGCGTCGATACTCGAAGCAGCTAGATGTTGACAAGATCCCGGATGTTATTTTTATTGATGGTGGTAAAGGGCAGTTGAATGCAGCCCTTTCAACAATCAAGCAATTTTGGGGAGATTGGCCTAAGCGACCAACGCTGGTTGGTATCGCCAAGGGTGTGACACGTAAGCCAGGTTTGGAGACGTTGATTACTGATCACGGTGAAGAGTTTAACCTGCCCTCGGACGCGCCAGCTCTGCACTTGATGCAGCATATCCGAGACGAGAGTCACAATCATGCGATTGCGGGCCATCGAGCTAAACGGGGCAAGACTCGCAGAACCAGTGCGTTAGAACACATTGAAGGGATTGGACCAAAGCGTCGCCAGGCCTTGTTAAAATACATGGGTGGGCTGCAGGAACTGAAACGAGCGACTGTTGAAGAAATCGCCAAAGTGCCAGGGATTAGCTTTTCTTTAGCAGAAAACATTCATCAAGCATTGAAAGAATAGAAAAAATCTCGCAACATAAACGCGAAACTGATCAGAGCCGTATACTTATGCCTTTAAACATTCCGAACATTCTTTCTTTGCTGCGACTATTTTTGATACCTGTATTTATCGTCGCGTTTTACTTGCCGTATAGCTGGGCACCTTTCGCAGCCGCCATGATTTTTTGGGTTGCCGGTGTCACTGACTGGTTAGATGGAATGCTGGCTCGTAAATTGGGGCAGACATCTCGCTTCGGCGCTTTCATTGATCCAGTGGCTGATAAAGTCCTTGTTGCAGCTGCACTTATCTTGATTACAGAGCACTACCATACGATTTGGATTACAATCCCTGCGGTGACAATGATTGCTCGTGAAATCATCATTTCAGCTCTACGTGAGTGGATGGCAGAGATCGGTAAGAGAGCAAGTGTCGCCGTTTCATGGGTAGGTAAAGTAAAAACAGTTTCACAGATGTTCGCGTTATGGATGTTGATATGGCGTTATGATGACTGGATGATCTGGCTCGGTTATGCAGCGCTTTATGTTGCGACCATTCTTACTTATTGGTCCATGATTCAGTATCTCGCAGCGGCAAAAGATGATTTGCTGGATGAAAAAAACATGTAGATAGAGAGCGAACCGAACGGTTCGCTTTTTTTATCCCCTAATTTTGGCAAAGGTGTTGTTTCGCTAAGCTGTGGAGAGAGAATTAGCCGAAGTAAGTCGATGAAAGTTTTCTGATCTTCAATTGCCACGCCATTGTTCTGTGGGGTTTTTATACAAAATGTGTGATTTTTATCACTTTTGTGCGGATATTGTTCAAACAAATAAAAAAAACAAAAAAACGTTTGACTCGAAAGTCGGTTTCCGTAAAAATGCATCCCGTACCCAAGAGGAGCGGTTAAGTTTCTCTAAGCGGTTTGAAGGCGTGTTGGCAGAGTGGCTATGCAGCGGATTGCAAATCCGTGGACCTCGGTTCGACTCCGGGACGCGCCTCCATTTGCGACACTAGCTCAGTTGGTAGAGCGCAACCTTGCCAAGGTTGAGGTCACGAGTTCGAACCTCGTGTGTCGCTCCAAATTTTTGTGATAGCGATTCCCTTATGGGTCGATATCAAGGATGGTGTCAACCATCGCAAGACCAAGTTTTGCGTGCCCTGGTGGTGGAATTGGTAGACACAAGGGATTTAAAATCCCTCGACGTTCGCGTTGTGCCGGTTCAAGTCCGGCCCGGGGCACCATCTTACAATATATTGTGATTCTATATCATTGCATTATGCGACACTAGCTCAGTTGGTAGAGCGCAACCTTGCCAAGGTTGAGGTCACGAGTTCGAACCTCGTGTGTCGCTCCAGTTTAAAAGCCCGCTCACAAGAGCGGGCTTTGTCGTTTCAGAATCTTGTTCAGATTATATCATTGTTTTGGTTCGCAATCTTCACACTCTGGACACAACTGACACATAGTGGTTGCTGATTCACCCAAAGAGGTGAGGTCGCCCAAGTCTCCGCCAGGCACTACCGGAGAGGTAGCTTTGGCGTTTGCTGTGTTAGATAGGCTATAGCTTTCACCTGTCGGCAATGTATCTGGGTTGTACTCACCAGAGTAGTCATAACATAGGCCATCACCACCCGGTATTGTTTCAACAAACTCACCAGTACCATCATCTTGACAAGCATAGAGGAACATATCTGGGCCCTCGGCAATCTGAGTATACTGGGTACAGGTCTCACCCGTACCGCAAGCGTTGGTTTGTAGAGGATCACAACGCTTAGCGTAGTCGAGGCTGAAAGATTCATTCAGTGTAACGTCGTCACTGTCGGTTAGGGTTACATCCAACGGGATATCACCGGTATTACACACCGTACCACCATAGTTTTTCTTCACTGCTATTAGTCCGCTAGTCGCCTCGAGACTCAATTCACAGCTCTTGTTAATGGTGAGCAGAGGTGAGAGCGGTAGTGAGTCACAGGCCACGGTAAGTGGTACATTGGTTGCACTCAATACATCGCCGCCAGCTAGCTGGATAGTTGCAGAGGTGATGGTGTTGGTGCCCCCGTTGATAGTCGATGTAAACGACCGACCGCTGATGGTGATGGTTTCATCCGCTGAAAGTGGAGTACCGTCATTTAAGTTACCTAGCGTATTGTTAATCGTGAATGGGGTTCCGTTACTTGGTTCGTCCTCAATCACCAAAATCTTATCAGCAGTAAACTCACCGACACCGGTATTGATGATATCGATTTCGTAGTCAACCTTGAAAGTATTGTCCGAATTGAGATCCACCACTTTACAGCGTTTCGCAACCGCAAAGCTACACAGATTAAAGTCTTCGAGAACATAGTCTTTAAGTGATGCGGTAAACGAGCTAGACGAGCGAGTCTCGGCCATAAAGCTGCTGAAGCAGCCTTCGCCACCGATCAGTTGGGTAATGTTGATCCCGCCTTCATAGAAGGTCTCATATGGGAACTCGTTCAATGCTGCGCCTTTGAATTCAAACTGCCAAGGGGCTGCGGTTGGGTCGTTCGGGCCATCTTCAGCGTTGGTGACCGCACAGGCTGCGTTGCCTACACCACCGCCATTACAAGTAGCCTGGTTTTTCTTGATCAAACGCAGGTTTTTAGCTGCACAGTCTCCTTCAGCAGGGTTGTTACTGTCTGCCTTTGAACAACTAGGGTCCCAAAGAACGACTAAAACTTCCGGTGTGGCATTGTTTGCCTGTGGGAAGTTAGCCAACACCAGCACATCCCCTTCGGTGTGCATCCCGTCAAAAGACCCTCCCTGTAGGTCGTCAATTGGATTTTTGAAGAACCAGAAACCAAGGAAGGCATCACCAACGTTAGTGGTTCGGTCAGCACCAAAGTAAATGATTAGGTCGCCGTTGGTATCCTGTCCACGATAGGCGGCTGCATAGGCGTTGATGATCTCGTCTTTATCTGGGGAGCTACCAGACTTGTGGCCCCACTGACTAACATCCTGGATATCTTTTCTACCACCGGTAAAGATGCTGGAATCGGCTCCGTTAATGGGTCCATCAGGAACTATGCCAGTGAATTTAAGCGAGTTACCGCCGGTGTTGTTACCTGAATCGTATAGCGAGGCCCAATCGTCCAAAGTGTTGTCATCTACAATGGGGTTACCGTCCAGCTCGAACGGTTCAGCCATTGCATTGCCAAAGGTCATGACGCTGACAGCGATAGCGATTGAGGTTATTAAAGACTTACAGTTTGCTCTGTTCATAGCAATTGTCTCCTCAAGTGAAAGTTAGCGACGATGTCGCTAAGTAAATAGGCCTGGGTACAGAGCTTATGCAACCATGGTATTACTGATTGTTTCACTGGCCATACGGCAAGTCTGTGTCAAGCCTCCGTGTTAGGGCATAGCAATAAATGAACCAGGTGTAAGTTATTGATAAATAATGTTTATACAAATATGTGTTACACAGGGAAGTTTACATTTTGTAAACCAGGAAACTAAGCGTAAGAGTATGATTTTACGAGGGGGGATATAGGCAAAAGTTAATGCATAACAAGTTTTAATTGCAATATAAATTATTGATTTTAATCACTAAAAACCAAAAAAATAAGCATTGTCTTTACAGATTGTAACAGGCATTACACTGTGTACGCCGCATGTCTACCTGATCACTTTACATTAGTAATAGTATTTGAGCGATAAAGGATTAGTCGTATTCTTTTTTGCCAATCCAATGCTTAATGTAGAGCACGATGAAGGAGTTGATGGAAGGAATGAATAAATATGAGAAGCTAGGCCAGTAAAAGAAGTTTAAAGCCTACCTGTTTGAGTTGAACTATGTCGTTTCTAACTGAGAAACCTTTCTGTTTGAACTGAACACTCTTAGGAAGTTAAGTGTCTTTTCATCGGGTTGGTTTTTGTCAAAATCGATATGTTATTTTTACACGTGAAATAAAAGTTGTGGTTTTTTTTATTCAGACCGCTCTAATGGTGTGTATTTAACCGAAATGACATTGGATTTCTAGACGTCTTTCGCTACTATGTACAGCTACTTGAAAAACTGGAAATCCGCTTTGAAACCGAAAGGGGTCAAAGTTGGAAACGTTAGTTATTCAGTGTCGATTTATTGATACTTGGAACTAATGAACACTACCACTTATATCCATTGCATGTGGGTATAGGTAGATGAGGAAACGATGCAACATCTAGAAGAGATCATTGCTAATGCGAACACAGCTATTGAAGCTGCTGAATCGCTAGTCGCACTTGATGAAGTGCGTGTTCAGTATCTAGGTAAAAAAGGTGAGCTAACTGCTCAGCTTCAGAGCCTAGGTAAACTACCACCAGAAGAACGTCGCAGTGCTGGTCAAGAGATCAACAAAGCGAAAGGCGTTGTTCAACAAGCTATCGCAGCTCGCAAAGATGCACTACAACGTGCAGAGCTTGAAGCGAAGCTAGCAGCAGAAACGATCGACGTAACGCTACCAGGTCGTCGTATCGAGAACGGCGGCTTACACCCTGTTACTCGTACTGTTGAGCGTATTGAGCAGTTCTTTGGTGAGCTAGGCTTTAGCACTGAGTCTGGTCCTGAAATTGAAGATGCATTCCATAACTTTGATGCACTTAACATTGCAGAAGACCACCCAGCGCGTACTGACCACGACACCTTCTTCTTTAACCCTGATCTCATGCTGCGTACTCATACGTCAGGTGTTCAGATCCGTACGATGGAAAATGGTAAGCCACCATTCCGCTTCATCGCACCGGGTCGTGTTTACCGCAATGACTACGACCAAACGCATACGCCAATGTTCCACCAAGTGGAAGGTATGCTAGTAGACGAAAACGTAAACTTCGCTCAACTAAAAGGCATCCTGCACGACTTCCTAACGAAC comes from the Vibrio astriarenae genome and includes:
- the uvrY gene encoding UvrY/SirA/GacA family response regulator transcription factor, whose product is MISVFLVDDHELVRTGIRRIIEDVRGMNVAGEAESGEDAVKWCRSNHADVILMDMNMPGIGGLEATKKILRFNPDVKIIVLTVHTENPFPTKVMQAGAAGYLTKGAGPDEMVNAIRVVNSGQRYISPEIAQQMALSQFSPASENPFDDLSERELQIMMMITKGQKVTDISEQLNLSPKTVNSYRYRLFSKLDISGDVELTHLAIRHGILDAETL
- the uvrC gene encoding excinuclease ABC subunit UvrC, which produces MSDSNTQTSLDETAPFDSSAFLKTVTSQPGVYRMYNIDSDVIYVGKAKDLKKRLSSYFRKKIDSEKTKALVSHIAKIDVTITHTETEALILEHNYIKQYLPKYNVLLRDDKSYPFIFLSGHKHPRVSIHRGAKKKKGEYFGPYPDSGAVRETLHLVQKIFPVRQCEDTVYSNRTRPCLMYQIGRCAGPCVSSAISTEDYEELVGDLRLFLQGKDQQVLTLLVDKMEKASMSLKFEDAARYRDQIQAIRRVQEQQFVSEDSMDDMDVVGFAIESGVACVHILMIRQGKILGSRSHYPKIPANTDKTEVFDSFLTQYYLAHNEARTLPTRVLLNSGLSDELDSIQAAVSDVAGRKVHFQSNPTGTRGRYLKLANTNALTAITTKINHKMTINQRFTELQDVLATESLTRMECFDISHTMGESTIASCVVFNREGPLKQEYRRYNITGITGGDDYAAMAQALERRYSKQLDVDKIPDVIFIDGGKGQLNAALSTIKQFWGDWPKRPTLVGIAKGVTRKPGLETLITDHGEEFNLPSDAPALHLMQHIRDESHNHAIAGHRAKRGKTRRTSALEHIEGIGPKRRQALLKYMGGLQELKRATVEEIAKVPGISFSLAENIHQALKE
- the pgsA gene encoding CDP-diacylglycerol--glycerol-3-phosphate 3-phosphatidyltransferase, giving the protein MPLNIPNILSLLRLFLIPVFIVAFYLPYSWAPFAAAMIFWVAGVTDWLDGMLARKLGQTSRFGAFIDPVADKVLVAAALILITEHYHTIWITIPAVTMIAREIIISALREWMAEIGKRASVAVSWVGKVKTVSQMFALWMLIWRYDDWMIWLGYAALYVATILTYWSMIQYLAAAKDDLLDEKNM
- a CDS encoding DUF11 domain-containing protein, with translation MNRANCKSLITSIAIAVSVMTFGNAMAEPFELDGNPIVDDNTLDDWASLYDSGNNTGGNSLKFTGIVPDGPINGADSSIFTGGRKDIQDVSQWGHKSGSSPDKDEIINAYAAAYRGQDTNGDLIIYFGADRTTNVGDAFLGFWFFKNPIDDLQGGSFDGMHTEGDVLVLANFPQANNATPEVLVVLWDPSCSKADSNNPAEGDCAAKNLRLIKKNQATCNGGGVGNAACAVTNAEDGPNDPTAAPWQFEFKGAALNEFPYETFYEGGINITQLIGGEGCFSSFMAETRSSSSFTASLKDYVLEDFNLCSFAVAKRCKVVDLNSDNTFKVDYEIDIINTGVGEFTADKILVIEDEPSNGTPFTINNTLGNLNDGTPLSADETITISGRSFTSTINGGTNTITSATIQLAGGDVLSATNVPLTVACDSLPLSPLLTINKSCELSLEATSGLIAVKKNYGGTVCNTGDIPLDVTLTDSDDVTLNESFSLDYAKRCDPLQTNACGTGETCTQYTQIAEGPDMFLYACQDDGTGEFVETIPGGDGLCYDYSGEYNPDTLPTGESYSLSNTANAKATSPVVPGGDLGDLTSLGESATTMCQLCPECEDCEPKQ
- the pheS gene encoding phenylalanine--tRNA ligase subunit alpha, which translates into the protein MQHLEEIIANANTAIEAAESLVALDEVRVQYLGKKGELTAQLQSLGKLPPEERRSAGQEINKAKGVVQQAIAARKDALQRAELEAKLAAETIDVTLPGRRIENGGLHPVTRTVERIEQFFGELGFSTESGPEIEDAFHNFDALNIAEDHPARTDHDTFFFNPDLMLRTHTSGVQIRTMENGKPPFRFIAPGRVYRNDYDQTHTPMFHQVEGMLVDENVNFAQLKGILHDFLTNFFEEDLEVRYRPSYFPFTEPSMEVDVKRKDGKWLEILGCGMVHPNVLRSVGIDPEKYSGFAFGIGIERLAMLRYGVNDLRAFFENDLRFLKQFK